A part of Campylobacter concisus genomic DNA contains:
- a CDS encoding zinc metalloprotease — MQSDVKIIKKDVKNITLKVRPNGEAILTAPKAASDEHIKFIIEKRAKWIAQKRAFFTSFKMPEKEYVSGEDFKYLGRSYRLKVVQSKEERVKLQMGYLELFVKDKSDLEQKENLVYEWYHEKATLYFFNILQEFNKIVKQDIKSVKIRQMKTRWGSCNPYKSYINLNIELIKKPKACIEYVIFHELAHLLYPNHSKKFYDYLTLYMPDWQKRKEILERV, encoded by the coding sequence ATGCAAAGTGACGTAAAAATCATCAAAAAAGACGTAAAAAATATCACTTTAAAAGTTAGACCAAACGGCGAAGCGATCCTAACCGCGCCAAAAGCCGCAAGCGATGAGCATATAAAATTTATCATAGAAAAAAGAGCCAAGTGGATAGCGCAAAAGCGCGCGTTTTTTACCTCGTTTAAGATGCCCGAAAAAGAGTATGTAAGTGGCGAAGACTTTAAATATCTTGGGCGAAGCTACCGGCTTAAAGTTGTGCAGTCTAAAGAGGAGCGCGTAAAGCTACAAATGGGCTATCTTGAGCTCTTTGTGAAAGATAAAAGCGACCTAGAGCAAAAAGAAAATTTAGTCTATGAGTGGTATCATGAAAAGGCAACGTTATATTTTTTTAATATCTTGCAAGAATTTAACAAGATAGTAAAACAAGATATCAAAAGCGTAAAAATAAGGCAGATGAAAACAAGATGGGGGAGTTGCAATCCTTATAAATCATATATAAATTTAAACATAGAGCTTATCAAAAAGCCAAAAGCATGCATCGAATATGTCATATTTCACGAGCTTGCTCACCTGCTCTATCCAAATCACTCAAAGAAATTTTATGACTATCTAACGCTTTATATGCCTGATTGGCAAAAACGCAAGGAAATTTTAGAAAGAGTTTAG
- a CDS encoding inorganic pyrophosphatase, translating into MDVSKIKAGSNPDKINAVIEIPYGSNIKYEIDKDSGAVVVDRVLYSAMFYPANYGFVPNTLAADGDPADILVLNEYPLQAGSVIPCRLIGVLVMEDEAGMDEKLLAVPVTKIDPRYDAIKSYEDLPVATLNKIKNFFETYKILEPNKWVKVKEFKDANAAKEILDTAIKNYK; encoded by the coding sequence ATGGACGTTTCAAAGATCAAAGCTGGCTCAAACCCAGACAAAATAAATGCCGTAATCGAAATACCTTATGGCTCAAATATTAAATATGAAATTGACAAAGATAGCGGTGCTGTCGTAGTTGATCGTGTGCTTTACTCAGCGATGTTTTACCCAGCAAACTACGGCTTTGTACCAAATACACTTGCGGCTGACGGCGATCCAGCTGATATTTTGGTACTAAATGAGTATCCGCTCCAAGCTGGTAGTGTCATTCCTTGCCGCTTGATAGGCGTTTTGGTGATGGAAGATGAGGCGGGTATGGACGAAAAGCTTTTGGCTGTGCCGGTTACAAAGATCGATCCAAGATATGATGCGATAAAAAGCTACGAGGATCTGCCAGTTGCAACACTAAATAAGATCAAAAATTTCTTTGAAACTTATAAAATTCTTGAGCCAAACAAATGGGTCAAAGTTAAAGAATTTAAAGATGCAAATGCTGCAAAAGAAATTTTAGACACCGCAATTAAAAATTATAAATGA
- a CDS encoding adenylate kinase produces MKNLFLIIGAPGSGKTTDASLIAQQDEKFAHFSTGDLLRAEVASGSELGKLIDGFISKGNLVPLDVVVNAIVSAIKGSEKSNIIIDGYPRSVEQMTELDKVLSEQKEISLKGVIEVDVSEDVARARVLGRARGADDNNEVFNNRMKVYLDPIVPIREFYSKKELLHVVNGERGIDEIVADIKNLLAKLL; encoded by the coding sequence ATGAAGAATTTATTTTTAATCATAGGCGCTCCAGGCAGCGGCAAAACGACAGACGCATCACTCATCGCACAGCAAGATGAGAAATTTGCACACTTTTCGACTGGTGATCTTTTAAGAGCTGAAGTAGCTAGCGGTAGCGAGCTTGGTAAGCTGATAGATGGCTTTATCTCAAAAGGAAATTTAGTTCCGCTTGATGTTGTCGTAAATGCGATCGTATCAGCCATTAAAGGCTCAGAAAAATCAAACATCATAATAGATGGCTACCCAAGAAGCGTTGAGCAAATGACAGAGCTTGACAAGGTATTAAGCGAGCAAAAAGAAATTTCTCTTAAAGGCGTCATCGAAGTAGACGTTAGCGAAGATGTGGCAAGGGCAAGAGTGCTCGGCCGTGCAAGAGGTGCTGATGACAACAACGAAGTGTTTAATAACCGCATGAAAGTATATCTTGATCCGATCGTGCCTATCCGTGAATTTTACAGCAAAAAAGAACTACTTCATGTAGTAAACGGTGAACGCGGTATAGACGAGATCGTGGCCGATATCAAAAATTTACTAGCTAAACTTTTATAA
- the pnk gene encoding NAD(+) kinase (catalyzes the phosphorylation of NAD to NADP), with protein sequence MKNEQKFNTFCTKKVGLIAKDYPLFRQDLEKLEKILKKYNAEILLEKNCAKRIEKSGFELIKLAKECEFLITLGGDGTIISTCRKLAHISPLVLGIHAGRLGFLTDIMINESEKFFKDFFDGKFEVEMPFMLDVTLHKNDGKTEQKIAFNDAVIVSKNGGSMTHIEALLNEKYFNSYFGDGVIVATPAGTTAYNMSANGPIIYPLSEVFTVTPICSHSLTQRPVVLTKNHTVKFRTNSDAILVLDGQDRFDMSKISAVSMSLSDKKARLIRHIGRDYFQILKEKLHWGYND encoded by the coding sequence ATGAAAAATGAACAAAAATTTAATACTTTTTGCACAAAAAAAGTAGGACTTATTGCTAAAGATTATCCATTATTTAGGCAAGATTTAGAAAAATTAGAAAAAATTTTAAAAAAGTATAACGCAGAAATTTTGCTTGAAAAAAATTGTGCTAAGCGCATAGAAAAAAGTGGTTTTGAGCTGATAAAACTAGCCAAAGAGTGTGAATTTCTGATCACTCTTGGCGGAGATGGCACGATCATTTCAACTTGTAGAAAGCTAGCCCACATCTCGCCACTTGTCCTTGGCATACACGCTGGTAGACTCGGATTTCTAACTGACATAATGATTAATGAGAGTGAGAAATTTTTTAAAGACTTTTTTGATGGTAAATTTGAGGTAGAAATGCCTTTTATGCTCGATGTCACGCTTCACAAAAATGATGGCAAAACTGAGCAAAAGATAGCATTTAACGATGCAGTCATCGTTAGTAAAAATGGCGGTTCGATGACACATATCGAGGCACTTTTAAATGAAAAATATTTTAATTCATATTTTGGAGACGGCGTTATAGTAGCGACACCTGCTGGAACCACGGCATATAACATGAGCGCAAATGGCCCTATTATCTATCCATTAAGCGAAGTTTTTACAGTAACTCCTATCTGCTCGCACTCACTTACACAGCGTCCAGTCGTGCTCACAAAAAATCATACGGTTAAATTTAGAACAAATAGCGATGCGATTTTGGTACTTGATGGTCAAGATAGGTTTGATATGAGTAAAATTTCAGCCGTTAGCATGAGTCTTAGCGATAAAAAAGCGAGGCTGATACGCCATATTGGTAGAGATTATTTTCAAATTTTAAAAGAGAAACTTCACTGGGGTTATAATGATTGA
- a CDS encoding DNA recombination protein RecN — MIDRILIKDYLNFKNVELNFKEGLSVFTGVSGAGKSVLMSAIMAVFGLKDSEARLIEADVEHKFELDEFGIENEEVNIFKLLKDKSTRYFINQQAISKKNLAQVAREHIKYLSAKEANEFENEKFLNLLDRLEISKNEKFKEIKQEFEEAFLEFSKISKELATIKEEEKKVEELKELASFEIEKIRSVGPKKGEFEELMETKKRLSKKDKINEAWARAERIFELEHSVNEALSISDLDNGFFEDAMNELRVARDSLNMEELDDIDVESVLDRIEALNAIIRRYGSEEEALEALAKKEKELARYENLSFEKSELEKKFEILSKKANDLASALSKARGVNLKELESMINLYLKELYMPDITLKIEEKRLDILGLDEVCLNLNETSLKNLSSGELNRLRLAFIAASSEITKTGGDVIILDEIDANLSGKEAMSIANVLLKLANFYQIFAISHQPQLSSKANSHFLVERHGENSVVRELDKDERVSELARMISGEHISEEAINFAKGLLK; from the coding sequence ATGATTGATCGAATTTTGATTAAAGATTATCTAAATTTTAAAAATGTCGAGCTAAATTTCAAAGAAGGTCTTAGTGTATTTACGGGCGTTAGCGGCGCTGGCAAGTCCGTACTAATGAGCGCGATCATGGCTGTTTTTGGCCTAAAAGATAGCGAGGCAAGGCTCATTGAAGCTGACGTGGAGCATAAATTTGAGCTTGATGAGTTTGGCATAGAAAACGAAGAGGTCAATATTTTCAAGCTTTTAAAAGATAAGAGCACGAGGTATTTTATAAACCAACAAGCCATCTCAAAGAAAAATTTAGCCCAAGTGGCGCGCGAGCACATCAAATATCTCTCGGCAAAAGAGGCAAATGAATTTGAAAATGAGAAATTTCTAAATTTGCTTGATAGGCTAGAAATTTCAAAAAATGAGAAATTTAAAGAGATAAAACAAGAATTTGAAGAGGCGTTTTTAGAATTTTCCAAAATTTCAAAAGAGCTAGCCACTATAAAAGAGGAAGAGAAAAAGGTCGAGGAGCTAAAGGAGCTTGCTAGCTTTGAGATCGAGAAGATAAGAAGTGTCGGGCCTAAAAAAGGCGAGTTTGAAGAGCTTATGGAGACTAAAAAGAGGCTTAGTAAAAAGGATAAGATAAATGAGGCGTGGGCTAGGGCTGAGCGGATATTTGAGCTAGAGCACAGCGTAAATGAAGCACTAAGCATTAGTGACCTTGACAATGGCTTTTTTGAAGATGCAATGAACGAGCTAAGGGTTGCAAGAGATAGCCTAAATATGGAAGAGCTTGACGATATCGATGTTGAGAGTGTGCTTGATAGGATAGAGGCACTAAATGCCATCATTAGGCGGTACGGCAGCGAAGAAGAGGCATTAGAAGCGCTTGCTAAAAAGGAAAAAGAGCTTGCCAGGTATGAAAATTTAAGTTTTGAAAAGAGTGAGCTTGAGAAGAAATTTGAAATTTTAAGCAAAAAAGCGAATGATCTAGCCAGCGCTTTAAGCAAGGCAAGGGGCGTAAATTTAAAAGAGCTTGAGAGTATGATAAATTTATACCTAAAAGAGCTTTATATGCCGGATATCACGCTAAAAATAGAAGAAAAAAGACTTGATATTTTAGGGCTTGATGAGGTTTGTTTAAATTTAAATGAGACCTCGCTTAAAAATTTAAGTTCAGGCGAGCTAAACCGCCTAAGACTGGCTTTTATAGCCGCATCTAGTGAGATCACAAAAACGGGCGGTGATGTCATCATACTTGATGAAATAGATGCAAATTTAAGCGGAAAAGAGGCTATGAGTATCGCAAATGTTTTGCTTAAGCTTGCAAATTTTTATCAAATTTTTGCCATTTCACATCAACCGCAGCTTAGCTCAAAGGCAAATTCTCACTTTTTGGTAGAGCGTCATGGAGAAAACTCTGTCGTAAGAGAGCTTGATAAAGATGAACGAGTGAGCGAATTAGCACGTATGATAAGCGGTGAGCACATAAGTGAAGAGGCAATAAATTTTGCGAAAGGGCTTTTAAAGTAG
- a CDS encoding diguanylate cyclase response regulator: MERILVVDDNKALAKLIVMQMEKSIDEMAIDVAYSFAEAQMLINEHDKDYFMTILDLNLPDAPNGEIVDYALSKGLSAIVLTGSIDDETREKFINKDIVDYVYKGNMDDINYIFQMINRLSKNRQYKVLVVEDSLPFRNMIKKILTSLQFKVLAAAHGEEAMSYFADNPDINLIITDYRMPVKDGLEVLKEVRKEKDKNSLGVIVMTSPSEKTDASIFLKNGASDFIAKPFSKEELICRVNNTIEAMENINKIANFANRDFLTGVYNRRFFYSDVEEYVQAAEETNEPYAFAMIDIDYFKKINDTYGHDGGDRTLKSIAKILNDNTKGSDIVARFGGEEFCVVLKKISREEAVKFFVNLRAKVAENEVVIKKQKIRVTISIGVSFGNGHCEIDDMLEACDSALYTAKENGRNRVEIAL, encoded by the coding sequence ATGGAAAGAATCCTTGTAGTTGATGATAATAAGGCGTTAGCAAAGCTGATTGTTATGCAAATGGAAAAGAGTATTGATGAGATGGCAATTGATGTCGCATATAGTTTTGCCGAGGCTCAAATGCTAATTAATGAGCATGACAAAGATTATTTTATGACTATTTTGGATTTAAATTTGCCAGATGCTCCAAATGGCGAGATCGTTGATTATGCACTTTCCAAAGGACTTTCAGCTATTGTTTTAACAGGTAGCATTGATGATGAAACAAGGGAAAAATTTATAAATAAAGATATTGTTGATTATGTTTATAAAGGGAATATGGATGATATCAACTATATCTTCCAAATGATAAATAGACTGAGCAAAAATAGACAATACAAGGTTTTGGTTGTTGAAGATTCGCTCCCTTTTAGAAATATGATAAAAAAGATATTAACTAGCCTTCAGTTTAAAGTTTTGGCTGCGGCTCATGGCGAAGAGGCAATGAGTTATTTTGCAGATAATCCTGATATAAATCTTATAATAACTGATTATAGAATGCCGGTAAAAGATGGCCTTGAAGTTTTAAAAGAGGTTAGAAAAGAAAAAGATAAAAATAGTCTTGGCGTAATTGTTATGACATCTCCTAGCGAAAAGACTGACGCATCAATATTTTTAAAAAATGGTGCGAGCGACTTTATAGCAAAACCATTTTCAAAAGAAGAGCTAATATGTCGTGTTAATAATACGATTGAAGCGATGGAAAATATAAATAAGATAGCAAATTTTGCAAATCGTGACTTCTTGACCGGGGTTTATAATAGAAGATTTTTTTATTCCGACGTGGAAGAGTATGTTCAAGCAGCTGAAGAGACCAATGAGCCTTATGCTTTTGCAATGATTGATATTGATTATTTTAAGAAGATAAATGATACATATGGCCATGATGGCGGAGATAGGACACTAAAATCAATCGCAAAAATTTTAAATGACAATACAAAAGGAAGCGATATTGTTGCAAGATTTGGTGGCGAAGAGTTTTGCGTTGTGCTTAAAAAGATAAGCAGAGAAGAAGCTGTCAAATTTTTTGTAAATTTACGAGCAAAAGTGGCTGAAAATGAAGTAGTTATAAAAAAACAAAAAATAAGAGTGACCATATCTATAGGTGTATCTTTTGGCAATGGGCATTGCGAGATAGATGATATGCTTGAAGCTTGCGATTCGGCACTTTACACCGCAAAAGAAAATGGTAGAAATAGAGTAGAAATAGCTTTATGA
- a CDS encoding hydrolase TatD, giving the protein MIIDTHCHLDSKIYDLDLDKILDEARKLGIDGFIIPGADINDLPKSAKISHENSDIFFAAGVHPYDKESFSIEILRNFAKDEKCVAIGECGLDYFRLPKDENEKIKEKEEQKRIFLAQLDLAVELKKPVILHIREANEDSFNILKEYAPKLEAGAILHCYNASPLLLELCKFGNFYFGIGGVLTFKNAKNLVEILPKIPFDRIVIETDAPYLTPEPNRGKRNEPAFTTFVAKKIAEILNLEFEVVCEKTSNNAKRLFKCFA; this is encoded by the coding sequence ATGATTATAGATACGCATTGCCATTTGGATAGTAAAATTTATGATCTTGACCTTGATAAAATTTTAGACGAAGCTAGAAAATTGGGGATAGATGGCTTTATTATCCCTGGAGCTGATATCAATGATTTACCAAAATCGGCTAAAATATCGCACGAAAACAGCGACATTTTCTTTGCTGCTGGAGTTCATCCATATGATAAAGAGAGTTTTAGCATTGAAATTTTAAGAAATTTTGCTAAAGATGAAAAGTGTGTGGCAATAGGTGAATGTGGTCTAGACTACTTTCGCTTGCCAAAAGATGAAAATGAAAAGATAAAAGAGAAAGAGGAGCAAAAACGTATTTTTTTAGCTCAACTTGATTTGGCTGTTGAGTTAAAAAAACCCGTTATTCTTCACATTAGGGAGGCTAATGAGGACTCTTTTAATATCTTAAAAGAGTATGCACCAAAGCTTGAAGCCGGAGCGATTTTGCATTGTTATAATGCTTCGCCACTTCTTTTAGAGCTTTGTAAATTTGGGAATTTTTACTTTGGCATAGGCGGTGTTTTAACATTTAAAAATGCTAAAAATTTAGTCGAAATTTTGCCAAAAATCCCATTTGACAGGATAGTTATTGAAACTGACGCTCCTTATCTCACGCCAGAACCAAATCGCGGCAAGAGAAATGAGCCGGCGTTTACGACATTTGTTGCTAAAAAGATAGCTGAAATTTTAAACCTTGAGTTTGAAGTTGTTTGTGAAAAAACTTCAAATAATGCCAAAAGGTTGTTTAAGTGCTTTGCTTAA
- a CDS encoding lytic transglycosylase — MKAMLKIFLIFACSTLLLANTPEKSSYDTQVKILKELDIDASFMKTSHYAKMRQGIKQSQLETFTEALKNGYMYIPMVKEQIKKSGVPESFFYLAMIESGFSNHTVSNAKATGVWQFMEQTARLHGLKVGQYVDERKDPVESTVAATNYLKSLKNQFGKWYLAAMAYNCGDGALKRAIQKAGTDDLVTLLDAEKKYLPAETRNFVIKILRAAYTAKDADFLMSKDSSLLNINGGLKLVKVKVPGGTNLAQIGDSIGLSTKKMKNNNPHLKFVFTPPTLKDYYVYIPENKKQLFAENFKPFNGKNNFYTYVVKKGETLLSISKKTGVSHRAIKDYNELSTNAVSYNQKLIIPFSAQNKSQNYIVQTGDTIASLSKKFNVSEKDLKDANSFASSNLNVGANIVIP, encoded by the coding sequence ATGAAAGCAATGCTTAAAATATTTTTAATATTTGCATGTAGTACCTTGCTACTAGCAAATACGCCTGAAAAGAGCTCATACGACACTCAGGTAAAAATTTTAAAAGAGCTGGACATTGATGCTAGCTTTATGAAGACTTCTCACTATGCAAAGATGAGGCAAGGTATCAAACAATCACAACTTGAAACATTTACAGAAGCTCTAAAAAATGGTTATATGTATATACCGATGGTAAAAGAGCAGATCAAAAAATCAGGCGTACCCGAGTCATTCTTTTATCTAGCTATGATAGAATCAGGCTTTTCAAATCACACAGTCTCAAACGCAAAAGCTACTGGCGTGTGGCAGTTTATGGAGCAAACGGCTAGACTGCATGGTCTAAAGGTAGGACAGTATGTCGATGAGAGAAAAGATCCAGTAGAGTCTACTGTTGCAGCTACAAATTATCTAAAGTCGCTTAAAAATCAATTTGGTAAGTGGTATCTAGCAGCTATGGCCTATAACTGCGGCGATGGAGCCTTAAAAAGAGCTATACAAAAAGCTGGTACAGATGACCTTGTAACGCTTCTTGACGCAGAGAAAAAATACCTTCCAGCCGAAACTAGAAATTTTGTTATCAAAATTTTAAGAGCAGCATATACCGCAAAAGACGCGGACTTCTTGATGTCTAAAGATTCATCTTTATTGAACATAAACGGAGGACTAAAGCTTGTAAAAGTAAAAGTACCTGGCGGTACAAATTTAGCTCAAATAGGCGATAGTATCGGCCTTAGTACAAAAAAGATGAAAAATAACAACCCACATTTAAAATTTGTATTTACTCCACCAACCCTAAAAGATTATTATGTTTATATCCCTGAAAATAAAAAACAGCTTTTTGCAGAAAATTTCAAGCCATTTAACGGTAAAAATAATTTTTATACCTACGTTGTAAAAAAAGGCGAAACATTACTTTCTATCTCTAAAAAAACAGGTGTTAGTCATAGAGCGATCAAGGACTACAACGAGCTTAGCACAAATGCCGTAAGCTATAATCAAAAACTAATTATTCCATTTTCTGCCCAAAATAAATCTCAAAACTATATAGTCCAAACTGGTGATACGATAGCTTCTTTATCTAAAAAATTTAATGTAAGCGAAAAAGATTTAAAAGATGCAAATTCTTTTGCTAGTTCAAATTTAAATGTTGGAGCAAATATTGTCATACCATAA